Proteins encoded within one genomic window of Catenulispora sp. MAP5-51:
- a CDS encoding cyclopropane-fatty-acyl-phospholipid synthase family protein, whose translation MAVEEIVGPATHMVFHSPMTEERANRIAADLAATGPATVADYACGWGELMLRILARAPSARGFGVDMSERDLARGRANAQARGLGDRVEFVDGPAKEHTRSADVVINCGAWQVFGRTVTQSLEVLRPLVNPGGRLFFGVEHWETVPPPERLAAMWPGTTAQRYELLPDLVDHAVAAGFRPLRIESSTRSEWDDYESLETSDAEEWLLAHPDHPDAEAVRDELDTKRSIWLRGHRDYFGFSMLTLGVPG comes from the coding sequence ATGGCAGTCGAAGAGATCGTCGGACCGGCGACGCACATGGTGTTCCACTCGCCGATGACCGAGGAGCGCGCGAACCGGATCGCCGCGGACCTGGCGGCGACCGGGCCGGCCACGGTCGCCGACTACGCGTGCGGCTGGGGCGAGCTGATGCTGCGGATCCTGGCGCGGGCGCCGTCCGCACGGGGATTCGGCGTGGACATGTCGGAGCGGGACCTCGCGCGGGGCCGGGCGAACGCCCAGGCGCGCGGGCTCGGCGACCGCGTGGAGTTCGTCGACGGCCCGGCCAAGGAGCACACCCGGTCCGCGGACGTAGTGATCAACTGCGGGGCCTGGCAGGTGTTCGGCAGGACCGTGACACAGTCGCTGGAGGTGCTGCGGCCGTTGGTGAATCCCGGCGGCCGGCTGTTCTTCGGGGTCGAGCACTGGGAGACGGTCCCGCCGCCGGAGCGGCTGGCCGCGATGTGGCCGGGGACCACCGCCCAGCGCTACGAACTGCTGCCGGACCTGGTCGACCACGCCGTCGCCGCCGGATTCCGTCCGCTGCGCATAGAGTCATCGACCCGCTCGGAGTGGGACGACTACGAATCGCTGGAGACCTCGGACGCCGAGGAATGGCTGCTGGCCCATCCCGACCACCCGGATGCCGAGGCGGTGCGTGACGAACTCGACACCAAGCGGAGCATCTGGCTGCGCGGACACCGCGACTACTTCGGATTCTCCATGCTCACGCTGGGTGTTCCCGGATAG
- a CDS encoding SDR family NAD(P)-dependent oxidoreductase, whose product MSRAHEHGRRTIVLIGATSGIGRACALHLASAGHRLILVGRDRRRGADLVRRTGGVFIGGDVSTKAGIESVVAGVRAETDSIDTLVNNAGVMIPRRTLTEEGMELNFAVHHLAPFTTTSLLMPLLARGAGRVVNTNSEGHRAPLFGGGDVRLDFDDLQSAHGYSPYLAYSRSKLANLLFTTEFHRRHPGFQTAAVHPGMVRTRLVRSMHSPGFWLLSTATRWMLASPSRGGRPLTELATAPAIDNGGYYNGSRPATPSPHAASRADADRLWQETEKLRGPFLAA is encoded by the coding sequence ATGAGCAGGGCTCACGAGCACGGTCGGCGCACGATCGTGCTCATCGGCGCCACCTCGGGGATCGGCCGGGCTTGCGCACTGCACCTCGCGAGCGCGGGTCACCGGCTGATCCTGGTGGGCCGGGACCGCCGGCGCGGCGCGGACCTGGTGCGGCGGACCGGCGGGGTCTTCATCGGCGGAGACGTCTCCACCAAGGCCGGCATCGAATCGGTCGTCGCGGGCGTCCGAGCCGAGACCGACAGCATCGACACCCTGGTCAACAACGCCGGCGTCATGATCCCCCGCCGGACGCTGACGGAGGAGGGCATGGAGCTGAACTTCGCCGTCCACCACCTGGCGCCGTTCACCACGACCAGCCTGCTGATGCCGCTGCTCGCGCGTGGGGCGGGGCGCGTCGTCAACACCAACTCCGAGGGGCACCGCGCTCCGCTGTTCGGAGGCGGCGACGTCCGACTCGACTTCGACGACCTGCAATCAGCGCACGGATACAGCCCGTATCTGGCGTACAGCCGCTCCAAGCTCGCGAATCTGCTGTTCACGACGGAGTTCCACCGGCGCCACCCCGGCTTCCAGACCGCCGCGGTACATCCGGGCATGGTGCGCACCAGGCTCGTGCGCTCCATGCACAGCCCGGGGTTCTGGCTGCTCAGCACGGCGACGCGCTGGATGCTCGCCTCGCCGTCCCGGGGCGGCCGGCCGCTCACCGAACTGGCGACGGCCCCGGCGATCGACAACGGCGGGTACTACAACGGCAGCCGCCCCGCGACGCCGTCACCACATGCGGCCAGCCGCGCCGACGCCGACCGGCTGTGGCAGGAGACGGAGAAGCTGCGCGGCCCATTTCTTGCCGCCTAG
- a CDS encoding GNAT family N-acetyltransferase has product MPSPLDDYPRGPRLSLREFRPDDLLAWQRIAGDPRVAAHTPWPALATPDTAGAWLAETARMAQLQPRRSFYLAVEQYGDLIGSATLDILSFPHRQGEIGVYLRPDRWAEGLGTEATRLLLELAFSRLELHRVQTTVDPRNTAGMRVAEHVKMRPEGVLLDRFLVGGQWQDRAMYAITMPEWRGGGRGGAHAASAPATAEATAAEATDTFDAFAKPASGGADGATPTVTVTVSFEGGPEEPALGVPIPSPAEEPQPGTEQHDEEAAFAEAEAQFADELDPDKVSEPQVLTAQIVMEQIEVVHILPREP; this is encoded by the coding sequence GTGCCTTCTCCGCTCGACGACTACCCAAGGGGCCCTCGCCTGTCCCTGCGCGAGTTCCGCCCCGACGACCTGCTGGCCTGGCAGCGCATCGCCGGCGACCCTCGCGTGGCCGCGCACACCCCGTGGCCCGCGCTGGCCACCCCGGACACCGCCGGCGCCTGGCTGGCCGAGACCGCGCGCATGGCGCAGCTCCAGCCCCGCCGCAGCTTCTACCTGGCGGTCGAGCAGTACGGGGACCTGATCGGCTCGGCGACGCTGGACATCCTCAGCTTCCCGCACCGCCAGGGCGAGATCGGCGTGTACCTGCGCCCCGACCGCTGGGCCGAGGGCCTGGGCACCGAGGCCACCCGCCTCCTGCTGGAGCTGGCGTTCTCCCGTCTGGAGCTGCACCGCGTCCAGACCACGGTCGACCCCCGCAACACCGCCGGCATGCGGGTCGCCGAGCACGTGAAGATGCGCCCCGAAGGCGTCCTCCTGGACCGCTTCCTGGTCGGCGGCCAGTGGCAGGACCGGGCGATGTACGCGATCACGATGCCCGAATGGCGAGGCGGCGGCCGAGGCGGGGCACACGCGGCGTCGGCGCCGGCGACCGCCGAGGCCACCGCCGCCGAGGCCACGGACACGTTCGACGCCTTCGCCAAGCCGGCGTCGGGCGGCGCCGACGGGGCGACACCGACGGTGACGGTGACGGTCTCGTTCGAGGGCGGCCCGGAGGAGCCGGCCCTCGGCGTGCCGATCCCCTCCCCGGCCGAGGAGCCGCAGCCCGGCACCGAGCAGCACGACGAGGAAGCGGCCTTCGCCGAGGCCGAGGCCCAGTTCGCCGACGAGCTGGACCCCGACAAGGTCAGCGAGCCGCAGGTGCTGACGGCGCAGATCGTGATGGAGCAGATCGAGGTCGTGCACATTCTGCCGCGCGAGCCGTAG
- a CDS encoding SDR family NAD(P)-dependent oxidoreductase, whose translation MQDEQTRTVLVTGAGGGVGRATTQALAERGFRVYAAVREPGGEVPRHPDVRTLRLDVTDPAGIADAAALVRSDGCTALHGIVNNAGIIVQGPLELVSPHDLRHQFDVNVFGAVAVTQAFLPLLRTGHGRLVNITAATARVAGPFFGPISASKAALQSLSDAQRLELAHWGLPVVVIEPGLIDTTIFSKAAAATAKAKAALSPAQLALYEAQVDAVDAAFAKSKPAAPEIVADAVVKALTARKPKPRYTVGPDTRLLGLLARLPLRTRDRLLAGVMGLNKIPAAR comes from the coding sequence ATGCAGGACGAGCAGACGCGCACGGTCTTGGTCACCGGGGCGGGCGGCGGCGTGGGCCGTGCGACCACACAGGCGCTGGCCGAGCGCGGATTCCGGGTCTACGCCGCGGTCCGCGAACCCGGCGGGGAGGTCCCCCGGCACCCTGATGTCCGGACCCTGCGCCTGGACGTGACCGACCCCGCCGGCATAGCCGACGCCGCCGCCCTCGTCCGGAGCGACGGCTGCACCGCGCTGCACGGCATCGTCAACAACGCGGGCATCATCGTGCAGGGCCCGCTGGAGCTGGTCAGCCCGCACGACCTGCGCCACCAGTTCGACGTGAACGTCTTCGGCGCGGTCGCCGTCACCCAGGCGTTCCTGCCGCTGCTGCGCACCGGCCACGGCCGCCTGGTCAACATCACGGCCGCCACCGCCCGCGTCGCGGGCCCCTTCTTCGGCCCGATCTCGGCCAGCAAGGCGGCGCTGCAATCGCTGTCCGACGCCCAGCGCCTGGAGCTGGCGCACTGGGGCCTGCCGGTCGTGGTGATCGAGCCGGGGCTGATCGACACCACGATCTTCAGCAAGGCGGCAGCCGCCACCGCGAAGGCGAAGGCGGCCCTGAGCCCCGCCCAGCTGGCGCTCTACGAGGCTCAGGTCGACGCGGTCGACGCCGCGTTCGCCAAGTCCAAGCCGGCCGCGCCGGAGATCGTGGCCGACGCCGTGGTCAAAGCCCTGACCGCGCGCAAGCCCAAGCCCCGCTACACCGTCGGGCCGGACACCCGCCTGCTCGGCCTGCTGGCCCGGCTGCCGCTGCGCACCCGCGACCGGCTGCTCGCCGGGGTCATGGGCCTGAACAAGATCCCCGCGGCCCGATGA
- a CDS encoding PadR family transcriptional regulator, whose product MSLRHGLLGLLAEGPASGYDLARRFSEALGSVWPAQHPQIYSELARLESAGLIEVESTGPRRRKAYRITDEGLAEVRRWLAEAEVDHTFRMETLFRAYFFWLMEPEDLKAHLESEQAFYAQTAEALRGYAATKDRGDWGTSAQTRAMRIALEAGIRINEALAGWAQWAHDTDIMTAEDFGTAKPEGEAAAGDGDGS is encoded by the coding sequence ATGTCGCTGCGCCACGGCCTGCTCGGCCTGCTCGCCGAAGGCCCGGCCAGCGGCTACGACCTGGCCCGCCGCTTCTCCGAGGCGCTCGGCTCGGTCTGGCCGGCCCAGCACCCGCAGATCTACTCGGAGCTGGCCCGCCTGGAATCGGCCGGCCTGATCGAGGTCGAGAGCACCGGCCCGCGCCGCCGCAAGGCGTACCGCATCACCGACGAGGGCCTGGCCGAGGTCCGCCGCTGGCTGGCGGAGGCGGAGGTGGACCACACCTTCCGCATGGAGACGCTGTTCCGCGCGTACTTCTTCTGGCTGATGGAGCCCGAGGACCTCAAGGCCCACCTGGAATCCGAGCAGGCGTTCTACGCTCAGACAGCGGAGGCGCTCCGCGGCTACGCGGCCACCAAGGACCGCGGCGACTGGGGCACGAGCGCGCAGACGCGCGCGATGCGGATAGCGCTGGAGGCGGGGATCCGCATCAACGAGGCGCTGGCGGGCTGGGCGCAGTGGGCCCATGACACCGACATCATGACGGCCGAGGACTTCGGCACGGCGAAGCCTGAAGGGGAAGCTGCCGCGGGGGACGGCGACGGCAGCTGA